Part of the Streptomyces sp. RFCAC02 genome is shown below.
TGCTCGACCTGGCCGACAAGTACGGCGTCCACCTGCCGGACGCGCTGAGCAGCGGCAGGCCGCCGCGGCTGCGGGCGACGGACGAGCGCGGCTGGTTCCGCTTCCAGCGGCTGTACGACGCGGCGCGCGCCTGTCTGCGGGAGCCGGAGGACATCCAGCGGCTGGTGCGCGAGGCCGCCGAGGAGGACCTGCGGGACGGGTCGCGGTGGCTGGAGATCCAGGTCGACCCGACGTCGTACGCGCCCCGGCTCGGCGGGCTGATCCCGGCGCTCGAGATCATCCTCGACGCCGTGGAGACGACGCAGCGGGACACCGGGCTCGGGATGCGGGTCCTGGTGGCGGCCAACCGCATGAAGCACCCGCTGGACGCCCGGACGCTGGCCCGCCTCGCGGTGCGCTACCGGGACCGGGGCGTGGTGGGTTTCGGGCTGTCCAACGACGAGCGGCGCGGTTTCGCGCGCGACTTCGACCGGGCGTTCGCGATCGCGCGGGACGGCGGTCTCCTCGCGGCGCCGCACGGCGGTGAGCTGTCGGGTCCCGAGAGCGTGCGGGACTGCCTGGACGACCTGCGGGCGGCCCGTGTGGGGCACGGGGTGCGGGCGGCCGAGGACCCGGTGCTGCTGGAGCGGCTGGCGGCGGCGCGGGTGACGTGCGAGGTCTGCCCGGCGTCGAACGTGGCGCTCGGCGTGTACGAGGAGCTGGCGGACGTGCCGCTGCGGAAGCTGTGGCGGGCCGGGGTGCCGATGGCGCTGGGGGCGGACGATCCGCTGCTGTTCGGGTCGCGGCTCGCCGAGCAGTACGAGATCGCGCGGGAGCACCACGCGTTCACCGACCACGAGCTGGCGGAGCTGGCGCGGCAGTCGGTGCGGGCATCGGCGGCGCCGGAGGACGTGCGGGAGAAGGTGCTGCTGGACATCGACGGGTGGCTGGCCGTGTGAGGCGGGGGCATCCGTCCGCCAACGCGCGCTGTCGGGGCGGGCGTTGGGCGCTTCCGTGCCGGTGCGGGGCGCGCCTAGAGTGATCGCCACCTCCGGTGGTGAGGTCGCGAAGGGGAACGACGGATGGGTGGCGGCATGGGCGACGGCGCGGATTTCGCGGCGGAATACTTCGCGCAGGATCCGGTGGTGGTCCCCGGCATCGACGTGACGAAACCGAGCATCGCCCGGGTGTACGACCACCTGCTGGGCGGCAAGGACAACTACGCCGTGGACCGGGAGCTGAGCGATGTCTTCATCACCCGCATCCCGGGCGCGCGGATCATCGCGTTCGACAACCGGCGGGCGCTCGTTCGGGCGGTCGGGGCGATGAGCGAGGCGGGGATACGGCAGTTCATCGACATAGGGAGCGGCCTGCCGACGGCCGACAACGTGCACCAGGTCGCGCAGCGGCACGCGCCGGAGTCGCGCGTCGTGTACGTGGACAACGACCCGGTCGTGCTGGCGCACGGCGGCGCCCTGCTCGCGGAGAACGAGCGGACCGTCGTCGTGCAGGGGGACCTGCGGGACCCGGCGGGCGTCCTGGAGCACGACGAGGTCCGCGAGCTGATCGACTTCGGGCGGCCGGTGGGCGTGGTGCTTTCGGCGATCCTGCACCACGTGAACGACGACGAGGACCCGCGGGCGCTGATGCGGGTGTGGCGGGAGGGCGTGCCGTCCGGCAGCCACTTCTACATCAGTCACTTCCGGAGCGAGCGGGACGAGGAGTCGGCGCGTCTCGAGGCGATCCTGCAGCAGTCGCTGGGGCGGGGCCGGTGGCGGACGGACGAGGAGATCCTGGGGCTGTTCGAGGGTCTCGACCTGCTGGAGCCGGGGATACTGCCGTGCGCGCTGTGGCGGACGGACGCGGCGGAGGCGGAGCTGACGTCGTGGCAGCGGCTGATCGCGGGCGGCCTGGCCGTCCTGCCGTGATCCCGCCTCCGCGCGCCCGTGCGGCGGTGCGGCGTCAGGTGCCGTCGGCGGCGGCCTCCAGCCGGGCGATGTCGAGCTTGCCCATGGCGAGCATGGCCTCGGTGGCGCGGCGGGCGCGCTCCGGGTCGGGGTCGGTGACCAGCTCTTCGAGGCGGGTGGGGACGACCTGCCAGGACAGGCCGTAGCGGTCCTTGAGCCAGCCGCAGGGGCCTTCCTCGCCGCCCTCGCCGAGCGCGGACCAGTAGTGGTCCACCTCGGCCTGGTCGGCGCACTCGACGAGGAGGGAGACGGCCTCGTTGAACGTGAACTCGGGGCCGCCGTTGAGCGCGGTGAAGGGCTGCCCGTCGAGGAGGAAGTCGACGGTGAGGACGGTGCCGGCGGGGCGGGGGCCGGCCTCGGTGTAGTGGGTGACGCGGGTGACGGACGAGTTCGGGAAGACGGAGACGTAGAAGCGGGCCGCCTCCTCGCCCTGGGTGTCGAACCAGAGGTTGGTCACGATGCGGGGCATGGGTGTCCTTCCGGTGGGAACGGTCGGCGGGTGTGCGGTGCCCGCCGTCCGTGCTGACCCGTGGCGGGCGCGGAACTCATCGCCCGGCCGCGGATCGGGGGCGCCCGTATGCTGGCGGGGTGCAGGAGATCCGTAACGCGCCGCTCGCGACACTGACGACGTTCCGGGTGGGGGGGCCGGCGGACCGGCTGGTGACCGCCACCACCGACGAGGAGGTGGTCGAGGCGGTCCGCGCGGCGGACGCCGGCGGGACACCGCTGCTGATCATCGCGGGCGGCAGCAACCTGCTCATCGCCGACGAGGGGTTCCGGGGCACGGCGCTGCGGATCGCGACGCGCGGTTTCGCCCTGGAGGGGGAGCGTCTCGAGCTCGCGGCCGGCGAGCGGTGGTCGGACGCCGTCGCCCGCACGGTGGACGCGGGGCTCGCGGGTGTGGAGTGTCTGGCGGGTGTGCCGGGGTCGGCGGGGGCCACGCCCATCCAGAACGTGGGGGCGTACGGCCAGGAGGTGTCGGGCGTCATCGCGGAGGTGGTGGCGTTCGACCGTGCGGCGGACCGGGTGGTGACGCTGCCGGGCGACGCGTGCGGCTTCGGGTACCGGACCAGCCGGTTCAAGGCGGATCCGGGGCGCTTCGTGGTGCTGCGGGTGCGGCTGCGCCTGGAGGACGCGGCGGGTCTGTCCGGGCCGGTCCGGTACGCGGAGACGGCGCGGACGCTCGGGGTCGAGCCGGGCGACCGGGTGCCGGTGGCCGCGGCGCGGGACGCGGTGCTGAAGCTGCGGGCGGGCAAGGGGATGGTGCTCGACCCGGAGGACCACGACACGTGGTCGGCGGGGTCGTTCTTCACCAACCCGGTGCTGGACGAGGGAGCGTGGGCGGCGTTCCTGGAGCGGGTGGCCGGACAGCTGGGGCCTGAGATCCTGCCGCCGGCGTATCCGGACGGCGAGGGGCGTACGAAGACGTCGGCGGCGTGGCTGATCGACCGCGCGGGGTTCTCGAAGGGGTGGGGCTCGGGGCAGGCGCGGATCTCGGGCAAGCACACCCTGGCGCTGACCAACCGGGGCGGCGCGACAGCGGCCGACATCGTGGCGCTGGCCCGTGAGGTGCGGGACGGGGTGCGGGACGCGTTCGGTGTGACGCTGACGAACGAGCCGGTGATGGTGGGCGCGGCGCTCTAGGGTCTGGCCCGGGGCGCGAACGCGCGCCCGCCGACCCCGGTGGGGTGGGCGGGCGTCGCGGTGACGTGTGCCGGAGGTCCTCCGGCGGTGCTCAGACGGTCACGGTCTCGCGTTCCGGCGCGGGCATCTCCGCCGGCGCGGGGGCGGGCTCGCGGCGGGTGGGGAACAGCAGGATCGTCACGGCGGCCGCCAGCAGTGCGGCGACGCCGCCCCAGACGGCGGGGGTGAGGCCGTCGGTGAACCGCTGCGGCGTCTCGTACCCGCCGTTGGCGGCGAAGACGGACGCGAGGACGGAGACGCCGAGGGCGCCGCCGAGTTCGCGCAGGGCGTTGCTGACGCCGGAGGCGATGCCCTGCTCACGGGGCTGCACGGCCCCCATGACCATCGGGCTGACGGCCGCGAAGAACAGGGCCATGCCCGCGCCGCACAGCACGAACGCCGGGACCTGGCTGACGTAGCTCACGTCCGGGTCGGCGAGGACGGCGATCCAGCCCAGGCCCGTGGCCATCGCGACGAGGCCGGTGGCGACGATCGGGCGGCCGCCGATGCGGTCGGCGAGGGCGCCGGCGAACGGGGTGACGACCAGCGGCATGGCGGTCCACGGCAGCATCCGCAGGCCGGCTTCGGTCGGCGAGTAGTGCTGGATGAACTGCAGGAACTGGGTCAGCAGGAAGATCGAGCCGAACATCCCGGCGTACATCAGCAGTCCGGCCGCGTTGACGGTGCTGAAGGCGCGGGAGCGGAAGAGCCGCATGGGCAGCATCGGGGAGGGCGTGCGGAGCTCCCAGGCGACGAACGCGATCAGCAGCAGCCCGCCGACGACGAAGCCGGTGAGGACGCTGCCTGAGGTCCAGCCGTGCTCGCTGCCGCGCACGATGCCGAGGAGGACGCCGAACAGGCCCGCGCTGACGAGGACCGTGCCCACGGGGTCGAGGCGGGTGCCCTCGACGCGGCTCTCGGCTATGCGGGCGCGGATCAGCGGGACGAGGGCGACACCGATCGGCACGTTCAGCCAGAAGATCCAGTGCCAGGACATGTGTTCGGTGATGGCGCCGCCGACGAGGGGGCCGCCGGCGACGGCCAGGCCGTTGATGGCGCCCCAGATCCCGAGGGCCGCGCCGCGCCGCGCGGCGGGGACGGCGGCCGTGATCAGGGTGATGCTCAGCGGGAAGATGCCGGCGGCGCCGACGCCCTGGACCGCGCGGGCGGCGATGAGGAGGCCGGTGGAGTCCGCCAGGGCGGCGCCGGCCGAGGCGAGGGTGAAGACGGCGGCACCGAGCGCGAAGACGCGGCGGCGGCCGATCCGGTCGCCGAGGGCGGCGGCCGGCAGCAGGAGGCAGGCGAACGGGAGGGTGTAGGCGTTGACGATCCATTCCAGGTCGTCCAGGCCGCCGCCGAGGTCCTCGCGGATGACGGGGATGGCGGTGGTGACGACCAGGTTGTCGAGCGCGGCCATGAAGGTGGCGGCGCCGGTGAGGACGAGGGTCCAGACGATCAGGGCGCGCGACGGCGTCGCGCCGGTGGTGGGTGGTGCCGTTCCTGCCACGGTGTCCTCCGGGGGACAGTCAGGTAGTGATCGGTCAATAACTTTCGGGGGCCGAAAAAAGGGCCGCGCGTGGCCGGTACCGGCACGCGCGGCCGGGTCAGGCGGTCGAGTCGGAGGGGCCAGGGGGGCCGGACGCGGCGGACGCCGCCCTCAGGTGCGAGAGGAAGGCTTCACCGCAGGCCGTCCACACCGGGTCGTCGCCCGGAAAGCCCATGGACAGCAGGACGTTGATGAGCATCCCGGTGCCGAAGAACTCACCGGTCCGCTCCGTGTCGGCCCCCAGGACGAGGTGCGCGGCGTCCCAGAGCCCGCGCCAGTACCCGCGGATCACCTCGGCGAACGCCTCGTCACCGCTGGTACGCGCCGTGAGGGCCGCGAGGTACATCTGCATCTGGAACATCAGCAGATCACTGTCGCGGGTGATCAGACGCGCGTACGCGTGCCCGAGCGTCTCCTCGACATCGGCCGGGCTCAGCCCCTCCCCCGCTTCCTCCATCGCCCGTTCGAACGTCTGCCCGATGGCGAGGCTGCAGCGTTCGGCGGCGGCGAGGAAGATGGCCCGCTTGTCGGGGAAGAGCCGGAAGAGGTACGGCTGGGAGACCCCGACGCGGCGGGCGATGGCGGCCGTCGACGTGCCGTCGTACCCCCCGCGTCCGAATTCCGTGATGGCCGCGCGGATGACGCTCTCGCGCCGCTCCGCCGCGGACATCCGGGTGCTCTCCTTGGCCATGGGAAGAAAGTTAGTGACCAATCACTTAGCTGTCAAGCGGGGGTGCGCCGTCAGGCCAGCCGTACGACCGCGCGGGACAGGCCGAGGACCTTCTCGCCCGCGCTGCGCGCCGTCAGGTCCACGCGGACCGTGCGGGCCTCGTCGTCCAGCTTGGCGCCGACCTTCGCCGTCACCTCGATGACCGCGCCCTTGTCGTCGTCCGGCACGACGACCGGCTTCGTGAACCGCACGCCGTACTCGACGACGGCCGCCGGGTCGCCCGCCCAGTCGGTGACGACGCGGACGGCCTCGGCCATGGTGAACATGCCGTGCGCGATGACGTCGGGCAGGCCGACGCTCCGCGCGAAGCGCTCGTTCCAGTGGATCGGGTTGAAGTCGCCGGACGCCCCCGCGTACCGCACGAGCGCGGCCCGCGTGACGGGGAACTCCGCGGCCGGCAGCTCGGTGCCCACCTCGACATCGGCGTACCTGACACGGGCCGTCACGCGGCACCTCCCTCGTTCCCCGCGGGCTCCACGGCGCGGGCCACCAGCTTCGTGACGACGGTCACGACGTGCTCGCCGTCCGCGTCGTGGATCTCGCCCCTGACGTCGACCATGTCGGCGCCCGCACGGGAGGAGATCGCGTCGATCGTGGACGTGACGGTCAGCCGGTCGCCGGCGCGCACCGGGCGGGAGTACACGAACTTCTGGTCACCGTGCACGACGCGGCTGTAGTCGAGGCCGAGCGCCGGGTCCTGGATCACCGTCCGGGCGGCGGCGAAGCTGATCGCGAACACGAACGTCGGCGGCGCGATCACGTCCGGGTGCCCGAGCGCCCCGGCGGCCTCCCGGTCGGTGTAGGCCGGGTTCGGGTCGCCGACGGCGACGGCGAACTCGCGGATCTTCTCCCGGCCGACCTCGTACGGCTCGGTGGGCGGATACGTCCGCCCCACGAACGACTGGTCCAGTGCCATCGCGGGCCTCACATCCCTTTCACCGCATCACGCGGGGACAGACAACGGGAACGGCGGACAGACACGAAGAAGGCCGCGCCCCGGGACGGGCACGGCCTCTTCGAGGGCTGTGGAACGGTGATTCTTCTGTGCTGGCCGGTGGCCGGTGCTCAGCGCGTCTCGCGGTGGGCGGTGTGCGCGTTGCAGCGGGGGCAGTGCTTCTTCATCTCCAGGCGGTCCGGGTCGTTGCGCCGGTTCTTCCGGGTGATGTAGTTCCGCTCCTTGCACTCCACGCAGGCCAGCGTGATCTTCGGGCGGACGTCGGTGGCAGCCACGTGAGTGCTCCTTGACGGAATGGACGGTCGTACGGTCGTACCTATGTGAACACAGAAGAGAGTAGCCGATCGGAGGACCGACCCCGCAATCGGCTACTTCGTGGTAGCGGCGACCGGACTTGAACCGGTGACACAACGATTATGAGCCGTTTGCTCTACCGACTGAGCTACGCCGCCTCAGGGGTGGACGGACACCCGGACAACCTCGCCGGACGCCTCAACTACCCCAGAGCCCCAAAACGGAATCGAACCGTTGACCTTCTCCTTACCATGGAGACGCTCTGCCGACTGAGCTATTGGGGCGAGCGCTGAAGAGATTACACGGTTCCGCCCGGAAGGCGAAATCGGTAACGCTCCCGGCGGCCGGGGGGCCGGCCCGCGATCGGCACGTCCCGCATCCGCGCGCGCACGCCCCGTACGCTCCCAAGCGATGCCCGATGACCGTCTTGTCCTCACCGGCCCCCGGCTGGCCGACGGGCGTGCCGTGGACGTCCTGCTGGCCGCCGGGCGGATCGCCGCCGTGGGCACGCGGGACAGCCTCGCCGGGCGGGTCGCGGACGGGGCCGCCCGTGTCGACCTCGCCGGCTGGCTCCTGCTGCCCGCGCCCGCCGAGCCGCACGCCCACCACGACACCGCCCTCACGGCGGGCGGCGCCCCGCCGGACGCCACGTCCGGCGCGCTGCGCCGCCGCGTGACCGAGGCCGCGCTCGTCCAGCTGGGGCACGGCGCCACCACTCAGCGAACCCATGTGCGCATCGGGGACGCGGTGGGGCTGGGCGCGCTGGAGGCCGCCCTGGAGGCGCGCGCCGCGCTCCGCGACCTGGCGGACCTGCGGACCGTCGCCGTTCCCCGCCTGCTGACGGGGCGCGCGGGGGCGGACAACCGGGCCATGCTGCGGGACGCGGCGAAGATGGGCGTCTGCGCCCTCGGCGGCGCTCCCGACCTCGACCCCGACCCGGCGGGGTACGCCGACCTGGTGCTCGACCTGGCGGACGAGCACGGGTGCCCGGTGGACCTGCACACGGCGGGTGACGACCCGGCGCGTCTCGCGCGGCTCGCCTCGGCGGCGGGGGCGGCGCGGTTCGGCGTGGTGATCGGGCCGTGCGACGGTCTGGCGCGGCTGCCCGCCGACGTGGCGGTGCGGGCGGCGGAGCACCTCGCCGCGTCCGGGGTGACGGTGGTGTGCCTGCCGCAGGGGCCGTGCGGGCTCGCGGACGCGGCGGCGGGCGGCGGCCCCGGCGGCACGCCGGCGCGGCTGCTCGCGACGGCGGGTGTGCGAGTGGCGGCGGGGGGCGGGGCACTGCGGGACGCGGCGAACCCGGTGGGGCGCGGTGACCCGCTGGACGCGGCGTACCAGCTCGCGTCGCACGGGGCGCTGCGGCCGGCCGGAGCGTACGCGGCGGTGAGCGCGCGGGCGCGGGCGGCGATCGGCGCGCCGGAGGTGCGGGTGGAGGCGGGCTTCCCGGCGGAGCTGCTCGCGGTGCGCGGGGAATCGGTGGCGGGCGCGCTGTCGCTGGCGTACAGCCGGCTCGTGATCCACCGCGGCAGGGTGGTGGCCCGGACGAGCGCGGTGCGCGAGTACTGCGGGGCGCCGGAGGACAAGGGCGGCGGCGGTCCGGAACTCCCCCGCCAGTCGACGGGCTGACGCCGCCGTCGCGGGTGCAACGTTCTACGCGCCGGCAGGCGGCCGTGCCCACCGGACGGGGACCGGCGACCGGATCACACCCCTCGTTGTGCATCGTTGTCCACGGCCGACCCCGGCGGCGTTCCGCCACCGCGCACGAGTCAGGTAGAACGATGCACCGCCCACTGTTCTCGCTGAGCGACGGAAGCGGGCCGAGTGGTGCATCGTTCTCCTTCCTTGCCGATTCCCGCGCCCAGCGCCCATCGTGGGGACAGTCAGGTCCGGTCGGCGGGCCTCGCGGGGAACGCGGGCGTCGGGAGCGGACGCCCGGCCCCGCACACGGGCGCGGACGAGGAGCACGGCCGATGACCGACGACAGGCGCATGGGACCACCCCGTTTCGGGAGCGAACGCGACATGCTGCGGGCTTTCCTCGACTACCACCGCGCCACCCTCGCCATGAAGTGCGAAGGGCTCACCGATGAGGAGTTGCGGGAGCGGTCGATGCCGCCGCCCGGGCTTTCGCTGCTCGGTCTGGTGCGGCACATGGCGGAGGTGGAGCGCGCCTGGTTCCGTCGGGTGTTCGAGGACAACGACGCGCCCATGGTCTGGTCCGCCGACATCGATTTCCAGGCGGCCTACGACGCGAGCGCGTCGACCCGGAGGGAGGCGTTCGCGGCCTGGGAGGCCGAGGTGGAGAACTCGCGCCGTATCGAGCGGGAGGCCGAGTCGCTGGACCGGGCCGGGCATCAGCCGCGTTGGGGTGAGGACGTGTCGCTGCGGATGGTAATGGTGCACGTGCTGCTGGAATACGGCCGCCACAACGGGCACGCGGACCTTCTGCGTGAGGGTGTCGACGGGACAGTGGGCGCCTGAGTCCGACGGGCCACCGGACAGCACGTAGTCGCCCGGAGCTGGTGGATCGTTCCACCGATACCCGCCATCGACCGCCCCGGCATCGGCTTGTGCGGGAGTGGATCGTTTTCCCTCGCGGGTGGACCGGTCGGCGGCGGGATCCGCGAGCGCCGGTCAAGCACGGTGCACCGCCCGGCCCCACCCCCCGTGCGACAGGGGCGGGCCGGGCGGTGCATCGTTCTACGTCGGTGCCGGGCGGCGCGGTGCGCGCCGGGGGCGGGTCAGGGGGTGGACACCGCCGCGATCGCGTCCGGGACGGGGGTGTCGCCGCCGATCAGGTCGAGGGTCAGTCCGGCCGTGCCCGGTGCGTCGAGGAGGCCGGCCAGGACGGCCGCCACGTCGTCCCGGGTGACGGAGCCGCGTTCCAGGGGTTCGGCCGCGAGGCGTACGCGGCCCGTCGCCGGGTCGTCGGTGAGGCGGCCGGGCCGCAGGATCGTCGTGAACAGCCCCCGCCTGCGCCGGACGTCGTCGTCCGCCGCCGCCTTCGCCACCAGGTACGCCGCGAACACCGGGTCGGTCCCGGGCGGGGGCGGCCCGTCGGTGCCCATCGCCGACACCACGACGAACCTCCGCACGCCGACGTGCTCGGCCGCGTCCGCGAACAGCACCGCCGCCGCGCGGTCCACCGTGTCCTTGCGCGCCGCCCCGCTGCCCGGTCCCGCGCCGGCCGCGAACACCGCCGCGTCGGCACCGGCCAGGTGCCGGGCCACCTCTTCGACGGAGGCGGTCTCCAGGTCGCAGACGATCGGTTCCGCGCCGTCCGTGAGGAGGTCGGCGGCGTGGTCCCCGTTCCTGATGAGGCCGGCCACCCGGTCGCCGCGCGCGGCGAGCAGCCTCTCCAGCCGCCGCGCGATCTTGCCATGTCCACCCGCGATCACTGTGCGCATGACTGCGACCGTAACGCCGCCGCGTCGCCGCGGCACGGCGCGGCACGTCAGCGGCATGCCCGTAATTCTGGTCATTGAACGTCCAGATCATCCGAGATAGGGTCACCGCACCGAGAGATGAGGGAGATCACCATGCGGATCGCCGTGGCCGGCGCGACCGGCAACATCGGAGCACTCACCGTCGCCGCACTCGAACGGGACGGGCACGACGTCGTACGCGTCAGCCGTTCGCTGGGTGTCGATCTGTCGACCGGTGACGGCCTCGACGCCGCCCTGACCGGAGCGGAGGCCGTCGTCGACACCACGAACAGCGCGGCCACCGACCGGGACGAGGCCGTCGCGTACTTCGGCACCGCCACCCGGAACCTGCTCGCCGCCGAGGAGCGGGCGGGCGTCCGCCACCATGTGCTGCTGTCGATCGCCGGCATCGGCCGTGTCGACGGCAACGCGCACTACGCGGGCAAGCGGGAGCAGGAGCGTCTCGTCGCGGAGGGGCCGGTGCCGTGGACGGTCGTCCCCGCCACGCAGTTCCACGACTTCGCCGCGACCGTGACGGGCTGGACCGAGCAGGACGGCACCGCCACGATCGCGCCGCTGCTGGTGCAGCCGGTGGCGCCCGCCGACGTCGCCGACGTGCTGGCCCGCGTCGCGGCCGGCGAGCCGCGGGGCCGGCACCCCGATGTGGCGGGTCCCGAGCCGCAGGACCTCGTGGACATGGCGCGGCGGACGCACGCGGCGCGCGGGCGGTCGGTCCGGCTCGTGCCCACGTGGTCGGGGCTGTTCGGTCCCGAGATGGCGGGTAACGCCCTGCTGCCCGGCGAGGACGCGCACATCGCGCCGACGACGTTCGACGCGTGGCTGGGGACGCAGCGCCGGGAGCGGTGATCCGGGCGGAAGCCGTCGGAGGCGTCCGCGGTCGGCGGTGTCAGCCGGTGGTGCTCCAGCCGTTCTCGATGCACGCGACGCCGAACGCGTCGGCGGCCATCTCCCACTCGTCGTCGTCCGCGCCCGACGCGGCCGTGCGCGCGAGGACGTCGGCGGCGTCACGGATCGGGGCGACGCCCGACCCGGAGGCCGCCGAGTGCACCGATTCGGCGAGGTCGGCGCGCTCCGCCGCCGTCATGCCGACGCCGGCGACGCCGTCCACGTAGGCGCGGCAGGCGCGGTAGGCCGCCTGCTCCATGCCGTTCGTGTTCCCGTCGTCGCCGCCGTCCGCCTCGCCGCCGCACGCGGCGAGCGCGAGCAGGGCGGCGGCCGCCGCGGTGACGGCTGCGGCGCGGCGCTGACGGTGACGTGACACGCGGACAAGCATGGCACCGCCGGTCCGCCTCCGCGCCACCGCCTCACAG
Proteins encoded:
- a CDS encoding DHA2 family efflux MFS transporter permease subunit produces the protein MAGTAPPTTGATPSRALIVWTLVLTGAATFMAALDNLVVTTAIPVIREDLGGGLDDLEWIVNAYTLPFACLLLPAAALGDRIGRRRVFALGAAVFTLASAGAALADSTGLLIAARAVQGVGAAGIFPLSITLITAAVPAARRGAALGIWGAINGLAVAGGPLVGGAITEHMSWHWIFWLNVPIGVALVPLIRARIAESRVEGTRLDPVGTVLVSAGLFGVLLGIVRGSEHGWTSGSVLTGFVVGGLLLIAFVAWELRTPSPMLPMRLFRSRAFSTVNAAGLLMYAGMFGSIFLLTQFLQFIQHYSPTEAGLRMLPWTAMPLVVTPFAGALADRIGGRPIVATGLVAMATGLGWIAVLADPDVSYVSQVPAFVLCGAGMALFFAAVSPMVMGAVQPREQGIASGVSNALRELGGALGVSVLASVFAANGGYETPQRFTDGLTPAVWGGVAALLAAAVTILLFPTRREPAPAPAEMPAPERETVTV
- a CDS encoding NAD(P)H-binding protein, whose product is MRTVIAGGHGKIARRLERLLAARGDRVAGLIRNGDHAADLLTDGAEPIVCDLETASVEEVARHLAGADAAVFAAGAGPGSGAARKDTVDRAAAVLFADAAEHVGVRRFVVVSAMGTDGPPPPGTDPVFAAYLVAKAAADDDVRRRRGLFTTILRPGRLTDDPATGRVRLAAEPLERGSVTRDDVAAVLAGLLDAPGTAGLTLDLIGGDTPVPDAIAAVSTP
- a CDS encoding MaoC family dehydratase, with product MTARVRYADVEVGTELPAAEFPVTRAALVRYAGASGDFNPIHWNERFARSVGLPDVIAHGMFTMAEAVRVVTDWAGDPAAVVEYGVRFTKPVVVPDDDKGAVIEVTAKVGAKLDDEARTVRVDLTARSAGEKVLGLSRAVVRLA
- a CDS encoding MaoC family dehydratase N-terminal domain-containing protein — encoded protein: MALDQSFVGRTYPPTEPYEVGREKIREFAVAVGDPNPAYTDREAAGALGHPDVIAPPTFVFAISFAAARTVIQDPALGLDYSRVVHGDQKFVYSRPVRAGDRLTVTSTIDAISSRAGADMVDVRGEIHDADGEHVVTVVTKLVARAVEPAGNEGGAA
- a CDS encoding SAM-dependent methyltransferase, with product MGGGMGDGADFAAEYFAQDPVVVPGIDVTKPSIARVYDHLLGGKDNYAVDRELSDVFITRIPGARIIAFDNRRALVRAVGAMSEAGIRQFIDIGSGLPTADNVHQVAQRHAPESRVVYVDNDPVVLAHGGALLAENERTVVVQGDLRDPAGVLEHDEVRELIDFGRPVGVVLSAILHHVNDDEDPRALMRVWREGVPSGSHFYISHFRSERDEESARLEAILQQSLGRGRWRTDEEILGLFEGLDLLEPGILPCALWRTDAAEAELTSWQRLIAGGLAVLP
- a CDS encoding adenosine deaminase; protein product: MERVRDVRALPKAHLHLHFTGSMRPGTLLDLADKYGVHLPDALSSGRPPRLRATDERGWFRFQRLYDAARACLREPEDIQRLVREAAEEDLRDGSRWLEIQVDPTSYAPRLGGLIPALEIILDAVETTQRDTGLGMRVLVAANRMKHPLDARTLARLAVRYRDRGVVGFGLSNDERRGFARDFDRAFAIARDGGLLAAPHGGELSGPESVRDCLDDLRAARVGHGVRAAEDPVLLERLAAARVTCEVCPASNVALGVYEELADVPLRKLWRAGVPMALGADDPLLFGSRLAEQYEIAREHHAFTDHELAELARQSVRASAAPEDVREKVLLDIDGWLAV
- a CDS encoding NAD(P)H-binding protein; translation: MREITMRIAVAGATGNIGALTVAALERDGHDVVRVSRSLGVDLSTGDGLDAALTGAEAVVDTTNSAATDRDEAVAYFGTATRNLLAAEERAGVRHHVLLSIAGIGRVDGNAHYAGKREQERLVAEGPVPWTVVPATQFHDFAATVTGWTEQDGTATIAPLLVQPVAPADVADVLARVAAGEPRGRHPDVAGPEPQDLVDMARRTHAARGRSVRLVPTWSGLFGPEMAGNALLPGEDAHIAPTTFDAWLGTQRRER
- a CDS encoding DinB family protein, yielding MTDDRRMGPPRFGSERDMLRAFLDYHRATLAMKCEGLTDEELRERSMPPPGLSLLGLVRHMAEVERAWFRRVFEDNDAPMVWSADIDFQAAYDASASTRREAFAAWEAEVENSRRIEREAESLDRAGHQPRWGEDVSLRMVMVHVLLEYGRHNGHADLLREGVDGTVGA
- a CDS encoding TetR/AcrR family transcriptional regulator gives rise to the protein MAKESTRMSAAERRESVIRAAITEFGRGGYDGTSTAAIARRVGVSQPYLFRLFPDKRAIFLAAAERCSLAIGQTFERAMEEAGEGLSPADVEETLGHAYARLITRDSDLLMFQMQMYLAALTARTSGDEAFAEVIRGYWRGLWDAAHLVLGADTERTGEFFGTGMLINVLLSMGFPGDDPVWTACGEAFLSHLRAASAASGPPGPSDSTA
- a CDS encoding hydrolase, producing the protein MPDDRLVLTGPRLADGRAVDVLLAAGRIAAVGTRDSLAGRVADGAARVDLAGWLLLPAPAEPHAHHDTALTAGGAPPDATSGALRRRVTEAALVQLGHGATTQRTHVRIGDAVGLGALEAALEARAALRDLADLRTVAVPRLLTGRAGADNRAMLRDAAKMGVCALGGAPDLDPDPAGYADLVLDLADEHGCPVDLHTAGDDPARLARLASAAGAARFGVVIGPCDGLARLPADVAVRAAEHLAASGVTVVCLPQGPCGLADAAAGGGPGGTPARLLATAGVRVAAGGGALRDAANPVGRGDPLDAAYQLASHGALRPAGAYAAVSARARAAIGAPEVRVEAGFPAELLAVRGESVAGALSLAYSRLVIHRGRVVARTSAVREYCGAPEDKGGGGPELPRQSTG
- a CDS encoding VOC family protein, with the protein product MPRIVTNLWFDTQGEEAARFYVSVFPNSSVTRVTHYTEAGPRPAGTVLTVDFLLDGQPFTALNGGPEFTFNEAVSLLVECADQAEVDHYWSALGEGGEEGPCGWLKDRYGLSWQVVPTRLEELVTDPDPERARRATEAMLAMGKLDIARLEAAADGT
- a CDS encoding UDP-N-acetylmuramate dehydrogenase, producing MQEIRNAPLATLTTFRVGGPADRLVTATTDEEVVEAVRAADAGGTPLLIIAGGSNLLIADEGFRGTALRIATRGFALEGERLELAAGERWSDAVARTVDAGLAGVECLAGVPGSAGATPIQNVGAYGQEVSGVIAEVVAFDRAADRVVTLPGDACGFGYRTSRFKADPGRFVVLRVRLRLEDAAGLSGPVRYAETARTLGVEPGDRVPVAAARDAVLKLRAGKGMVLDPEDHDTWSAGSFFTNPVLDEGAWAAFLERVAGQLGPEILPPAYPDGEGRTKTSAAWLIDRAGFSKGWGSGQARISGKHTLALTNRGGATAADIVALAREVRDGVRDAFGVTLTNEPVMVGAAL
- the rpmG gene encoding 50S ribosomal protein L33, whose product is MAATDVRPKITLACVECKERNYITRKNRRNDPDRLEMKKHCPRCNAHTAHRETR